The DNA region CATTGATCTAACCTCCAAGGAATTAAGATTTAACGCCCCGAGATCCTGTAGGAGATTAAACAGAGAACTGAAATCTTGATCATTCCAAGAACCAACAACGATACAACAGACAAACAAGTGAAATAATCGATCACAAAGATGCAACACCTTTAAAACAAAAGATGTAATGCCAACAAACATATCAACGACGGAAATTATTCGATCGATTCCATCCCAGGCATCCTCGTTTAATTCCCTGAGAAATACAACTGAAGTTCTTGATCCCAAACCATTCATTATTTTCGTCGCCCCGTGTATGCCGGCATGCACCTATTATATAATGTAGATGACACGAATTCGAACACCTATATCGATCAAGCACGAACGGTTTTCGAGCGAAAAATGGGGAAACCCCATGTTCTAGTTCTGCCATATCCAGCACAAGGCCATGTTATTCCTTTAATGGAGCTTTCCCAATGTTTAGCGAACGATGGCATCAAAGTTACGTTCGTGAACACTGAATTCTGTCACCAACGGGTAGTCAAATCTATGTCCAACAAAGGGAATCACATACATGAAACGATAGATTTGGTTTCGATCCCCGACGGGATGGAACCTTGGGAGGATAGGAGTGATCTTGGAAAGTTGACAGAAACTTCCGCGAAGGTGATGCCTGGAAATTTGGAGGCTTTGATCATGGAGATCAACGCAAAAGGAAGAGATGAAATCACATGTGTTGTTTCAGATTACTGGCTGGGTTGGTCTATGGAGGTGGCCGAGAGATTTGGAGTGAAGAGAGTCGCGTTCGTGCCTGCGTCTGTTGCAATGTCTGCGTTAAGCATGAATGTGCAAAAGCTGGTTGATGATGGGATAGTTGATAGTAACGGTAAGTCCATTCTGTCGAATTTTGGCTCCAACTCGATTTGAAGTacagataattaaatatttttgctAAATTTAGGACTCAAATTCCTAAATGTTTTCCAGGATTCTAACTAAGCTTATTTACGTTTGAAGAATTTTTTAACTCAAATTACAgagtaaataaaaaatattattattatttaagttactGTTATTAACAAAGGAGATCAATTCGTTACAATATTGCATAACGTGCAGGAACACCCTTCAAGAAACAGGTAATTGAGCTATCACCAGGCATGCCTGGAATCAACACAAGGAACCTAGCATGGATGACCATCGGAGATTTCACCACACAAAAGATCATATTCCAGTTCATGAAAGATAAcatcaagttgataaatttagCAGAAAGGGTGATCTGTAACACATCCCATGAGCTCGAACCCGCGGCACTCGCCTATGTCCCGAATTGGTCGACCATAGGCCCTCTTCTCGCAAGCAAACGTCTCGGCAGCTCGGTAGGTCATTTCTGGACCGAAGACTCCGCCTGTCTGGATTGGCTCGACGAACAGCCACCACGTTCCGTCATCTACGTTGCATTCGGGAGCTTCACCGTCTTCGATCAAACACAGTTCCAAGAACTGGCGCTTGGCCTGGAAGGCACCAACAGGCCATTCCTATGGGTCGTAAGGGAAGGCACGGGTAAATCCTACCCGGAAGGATTTGAACAAAGAGTCGAGAATCGCGGGAAGATAGTGGGTTGGGCGCCTCAACAGAAGGTTCTGCCACATCCTTCTGTGTCATGCTTCGTGAGCCATTGTGGATGGAATTCGACGATGGAGGGCGTGAGCAACGGGGTGCGGTTCTTGTGCTGGCCGTACtttgcggatcagttcatcgATGAGAGCTACATCTGTGATTACTGGAGGGTTGGATTGAAActagataaagatgaaagtgggATTATCACACAAGAAGAGATTAAGAATAAGGTGGAGCAGCTTCTGAGTGATGAAATTATGAAGAGAAGGGCTTTTGAGCTTCAGAAAAAGTCTTTGGATTGTGTTGCAGAAGGGGGTAGCTCTCACaagaattttcaagattttgtgGATTGGATTAAAGGAGAGTGAAGCGATTAAGAAGATTTCAATGCGTTTCATGATATCGCAGTAGAAATTATAAGtttcttaaattattttaaatcaaagATAAGCAGCCAGACAATTGGAGAACCGCATGTTCATAATCTGTCAAATGGAGTTTGGTTATTATTTTAAGTATCTATGCTGTTCGTAGCTTTTGAAATAGTCCGCATCTTTTAGAGGAAATACTTTTATTACATTAGattgtccaatttttttttatgttttattaagtttttaaaatttagttttgatacactaatttttaaattttggttaAAATATTGAAGTAACATTAGATGCATCACAAGAACTTGCACTCATCATTCCATCGTCTTAATGAGGACTGGTTTACTATTTCTTTTCATGAGGAAATATTCGTAGATATTATGAATTTGAAGTAAATGGTTTACACATGGTAGTGGTCACAGATGGTATTGGACTTTGTTTGGGTAtaaaatcttttttttattgaacAAATATGAAATTGTTTGCCTTTTACAAAAATAATTCAAGAGATGAATAACAAAATATTAGTTTTCATCGTATATATGGATCAAATCGACCTATCTCACGAACATAGATTAATGAGACGAATTGATTCGATCTATACTTGAagtggaaaataatatttttgatataagaGTTTTTGTgcttttttaaaagtttttcttttggcTAAGTGGCTCATATGAATTCCACATGTACCAAATCAATTTTGGAACTTTTGATTTTCTGTCGgtatattacttttatgctagtTTGAAATTTATATATCATGTGAAGAATTTTCTTGAATCTAGGTTAAAAAggtttttattgaatttgaaaattttattttgggtAAATTAATCATCTttgataaatattaaaaaaagtaGATACcgatatgcaaaatcaatataaTTTACATCCCGTGTTTTAAAACCAAACACAAAAAATGGATTGAATGTGTTTGAGAGTTTTTAAAACACTAGGACTAAATGTGCTTGCTTTTTAAAAGTGTATGATATATCAGTATATTGATACTTTTAAGAGGTTTTTATGTTTTATAGACTTTTTGTGAGGGGGTTTAGGCAATGAGACCCAATGATTATGTatatattactattattatgaATTTGGAGGATAAAGACAAATTTAAAGTCTTGgtctaagttttttttttttttatcatttcaaattgCAGTATAGTCATGGGGAAGTCGGTGAAAAATCCCCAGTCAAAACATTTATTTGGGTTCACTCTCTACCCACAAAATTGTGGTACTATGTCATACAAAatgtggtacacttcatgtggaaatgtggtactaaaaaaGTACCCAGGGACTGAACACAAAAAAATCGACGGCTGGAGACTGAAGACCAATTTCCCGTATAGTCATTTGGTAGTTttacgatttcattttataatttcaaattgcAATATGATCTTTTGTtgatttttataattatgatattacttttatt from Primulina tabacum isolate GXHZ01 unplaced genomic scaffold, ASM2559414v2 Contig631, whole genome shotgun sequence includes:
- the LOC142534636 gene encoding UDP-glycosyltransferase 83A1-like, encoding MGKPHVLVLPYPAQGHVIPLMELSQCLANDGIKVTFVNTEFCHQRVVKSMSNKGNHIHETIDLVSIPDGMEPWEDRSDLGKLTETSAKVMPGNLEALIMEINAKGRDEITCVVSDYWLGWSMEVAERFGVKRVAFVPASVAMSALSMNVQKLVDDGIVDSNGTPFKKQVIELSPGMPGINTRNLAWMTIGDFTTQKIIFQFMKDNIKLINLAERVICNTSHELEPAALAYVPNWSTIGPLLASKRLGSSVGHFWTEDSACLDWLDEQPPRSVIYVAFGSFTVFDQTQFQELALGLEGTNRPFLWVVREGTGKSYPEGFEQRVENRGKIVGWAPQQKVLPHPSVSCFVSHCGWNSTMEGVSNGVRFLCWPYFADQFIDESYICDYWRVGLKLDKDESGIITQEEIKNKVEQLLSDEIMKRRAFELQKKSLDCVAEGGSSHKNFQDFVDWIKGE